A region of Acidobacteriota bacterium DNA encodes the following proteins:
- a CDS encoding sorbosone dehydrogenase family protein, with product MFASLIRKSKSPVAFSILVLVIAVLACAQGTQKSSQPAPAQDSAQLNHYNITLKDLPPPEVQRGPVNFSKIIPRPEGADLIAPKGFIVSEYAVDLIKPRWMQLAPNGDVFVAESEKGQISILRDSNNDGKADERFIFATGLSRPFGMAFQNGFLYIGNTDAVVRFKYKSGQTKAEGEAEKIASLPMNGYREHWTRNLIFSADGKKLYVTVGSKSNVNAGEEPMRAAISEMNPDGTNSRIYASGLRNPLGLAWNPTTKQLWVAVQERDLIGNDLVPDYVTSVKEGGFYGWPYSYIGQNEDPRRKGERPDLVQTATVPDVLIQAHSAILGLVFYEGKMFPKEYQGDAFAALHGSWNRDKRTGYNVIRIKFKNGKPVGGYDEFVKGWMLGEDQDKVWGRPVGLLVLKDGSMLITDDGAGKIWRVSYKK from the coding sequence ATGTTCGCCTCATTGATTCGCAAATCCAAATCCCCGGTTGCCTTCAGCATTTTAGTATTGGTTATTGCCGTACTGGCTTGCGCTCAGGGAACGCAAAAAAGTTCACAACCTGCGCCCGCTCAAGACAGCGCCCAGCTCAACCACTACAACATTACCTTGAAAGATTTGCCGCCGCCCGAAGTGCAACGCGGTCCGGTTAATTTTTCCAAAATCATTCCGCGACCCGAAGGCGCAGACCTCATCGCGCCCAAAGGTTTCATCGTCAGCGAATATGCCGTTGATTTAATCAAGCCGCGCTGGATGCAGCTTGCGCCAAACGGTGATGTGTTTGTTGCCGAATCCGAAAAAGGGCAGATTTCTATCCTGCGCGACAGCAATAATGACGGCAAAGCCGACGAGCGGTTCATTTTTGCTACGGGACTTTCGCGACCTTTCGGCATGGCTTTTCAGAATGGTTTTTTGTATATCGGCAACACCGATGCCGTGGTGCGATTCAAATACAAATCCGGGCAGACTAAAGCCGAAGGCGAAGCCGAAAAAATCGCCAGTTTGCCAATGAACGGCTACCGCGAACACTGGACGCGCAATCTGATTTTCAGCGCGGATGGCAAAAAGCTCTATGTTACGGTCGGCTCGAAATCCAATGTCAATGCGGGCGAAGAGCCGATGCGCGCGGCGATTTCCGAAATGAATCCCGATGGCACGAACTCGCGCATCTATGCCAGCGGGCTGAGAAATCCTCTGGGACTGGCGTGGAATCCGACGACCAAACAACTCTGGGTTGCGGTGCAGGAGCGCGATTTGATTGGCAATGACCTGGTTCCCGATTATGTAACGTCCGTCAAAGAAGGCGGCTTTTATGGCTGGCCCTATTCCTACATCGGGCAGAACGAAGACCCGCGCCGCAAAGGTGAACGACCTGACCTTGTGCAAACAGCCACCGTGCCCGATGTCTTGATTCAGGCGCATTCGGCAATTCTCGGTCTGGTTTTTTACGAAGGCAAAATGTTTCCCAAAGAATATCAGGGCGATGCTTTTGCCGCTTTGCATGGCTCGTGGAATCGCGACAAGCGCACCGGCTACAATGTCATTCGCATTAAATTTAAAAACGGCAAACCCGTAGGCGGCTATGATGAATTCGTCAAAGGCTGGATGCTCGGCGAAGACCAAGACAAAGTCTGGGGCAGACCCGTCGGGCTGCTGGTTTTAAAAGACGGTTCGATGCTCATCACAGATGATGGCGCAGGTAAAATCTGGCGCGTCAGTTATAAAAAATAG
- a CDS encoding multiheme c-type cytochrome: MSRKKILQICVALGLLISGVTLQSFSARQPQQMTVPGWLPNQATEAKYVGTQVCAECHSAKAKTQPHTHMGKALTFAENNEVFRINKNLTFRNGKYSYQIAREGNQINYSVSDGTNTVSVPVRYCFGNGEAGQTYVLQYKNRFYESRLSFYNDIRGLDFTMGHLPTPPATLDEAVGREMSSEETRNCFGCHTTGAVNGAKFQLDNFIEGVACESCHGPGEKHVAAVSSGAEGQKLIFNPDRLDTEGMSNFCGACHRSWEQVVLMGLRGVLNVRFQPYRLTNSKCYDTEDKRISCTACHDPHEGRKHDIAYYDARCTACHNPKNKSVKAGFAQETKRLAVACPVGKNKCSSCHMPKIELPGSHFKFTDHQIRVVKEGEPYPN; this comes from the coding sequence ATGAGTCGTAAAAAGATTCTGCAAATTTGTGTCGCGCTCGGCTTGCTTATTTCAGGAGTCACGCTGCAATCCTTTTCTGCGCGCCAGCCTCAGCAAATGACGGTTCCGGGATGGCTGCCGAATCAAGCCACCGAAGCAAAATATGTCGGCACCCAAGTTTGCGCCGAATGTCACAGTGCCAAAGCCAAAACCCAACCGCATACACATATGGGCAAAGCGCTCACCTTTGCCGAAAACAATGAAGTCTTTCGCATCAATAAAAACCTGACTTTTCGCAATGGCAAATACAGTTATCAAATCGCCCGCGAAGGCAATCAAATCAACTACAGCGTAAGCGATGGAACGAACACCGTATCGGTGCCGGTGCGTTACTGTTTTGGCAATGGCGAAGCCGGGCAAACTTACGTGTTGCAATACAAAAATCGTTTTTATGAAAGCCGCTTGAGTTTTTATAACGACATTCGCGGATTGGATTTTACGATGGGGCATTTGCCGACGCCGCCCGCAACCCTGGATGAAGCCGTCGGGCGTGAAATGAGTTCCGAAGAGACGCGCAACTGTTTCGGCTGTCATACGACCGGCGCGGTAAACGGCGCAAAATTTCAACTCGACAATTTTATCGAAGGCGTGGCTTGCGAATCCTGTCACGGGCCTGGCGAAAAACATGTTGCAGCGGTCAGTTCAGGCGCAGAAGGTCAGAAACTCATCTTCAATCCCGACCGGCTCGATACCGAAGGCATGTCGAATTTTTGCGGCGCGTGTCATCGTTCGTGGGAACAGGTTGTCTTGATGGGGCTGAGAGGCGTGTTGAATGTACGCTTTCAACCCTATCGCCTGACCAACAGCAAATGTTATGACACCGAAGACAAACGCATCAGTTGTACGGCGTGTCACGACCCGCACGAAGGGCGCAAACATGACATCGCCTATTACGACGCCAGATGCACAGCCTGTCACAACCCGAAAAACAAGTCTGTGAAAGCGGGCTTCGCGCAAGAAACGAAGCGCCTTGCGGTGGCTTGTCCGGTCGGCAAAAACAAATGCTCAAGTTGCCATATGCCGAAAATCGAATTGCCTGGTTCGCATTTCAAATTCACTGACCATCAGATTCGCGTCGTTAAAGAAGGCGAACCTTATCCGAATTGA
- a CDS encoding XisI protein: MDNLIEYRRIIEQVLTEYARIPYAYGEIQTQTIFDREGDHYLLVNVGWDKRRVHGCLIHIDIINDKLWIQRDGTEQGIARELEAAGIPKDRIVLAFHSPEARQHTEYAVA, translated from the coding sequence ATGGATAATTTGATTGAATATCGCCGGATTATTGAACAGGTACTCACTGAATATGCGCGCATCCCTTACGCTTACGGAGAAATTCAAACGCAAACAATTTTTGATAGGGAAGGCGATCATTATCTGCTTGTCAATGTCGGCTGGGATAAAAGGAGAGTGCATGGCTGTCTCATTCACATAGACATCATCAATGACAAGTTGTGGATTCAACGCGACGGCACTGAACAGGGTATTGCCAGGGAGTTGGAAGCGGCAGGCATTCCCAAAGATCGCATCGTTTTAGCCTTTCATTCACCCGAAGCGCGGCAACACACAGAATACGCTGTGGCTTAA
- a CDS encoding phosphatase PAP2 family protein, whose amino-acid sequence MKLPVIEIKYKWWVAAISYVSFVLLYTLTGNVHLQTPVVLSPSTIDRRIPFIDWTVWIYHSQFLLLALNIALLKSRENLSRVFYALNFASLLSFFIFFIYPTTIPRLPLNDVGLTREALAMLYAIDAPTNCFPSLHISLAWLSAAGVWRENHQFGAAIILWTLFISLSTLTTKQHFFIDVAGGLVIALACHFLIGKIKFV is encoded by the coding sequence ATGAAGTTACCGGTAATCGAAATCAAATATAAGTGGTGGGTGGCGGCGATCAGTTATGTGAGTTTTGTTTTGCTTTACACATTGACGGGTAATGTGCATTTGCAAACGCCGGTCGTGCTCTCGCCTTCAACTATTGACCGGAGGATTCCCTTCATAGATTGGACAGTGTGGATTTACCATTCGCAATTCCTGTTGCTGGCATTGAATATTGCGCTGTTAAAAAGCCGGGAAAATTTAAGTCGCGTCTTTTATGCCTTGAATTTTGCAAGCCTGCTTTCGTTTTTCATTTTTTTCATCTACCCGACAACCATTCCGCGTTTGCCATTAAACGATGTGGGGCTAACCCGCGAAGCCCTCGCTATGCTCTACGCAATTGATGCGCCGACCAACTGTTTTCCGTCCTTGCACATTTCGCTCGCCTGGCTTTCAGCGGCGGGCGTCTGGCGAGAGAATCATCAATTTGGCGCAGCAATTATTTTGTGGACGCTTTTTATTAGTCTTTCAACACTGACCACCAAACAGCATTTTTTCATTGATGTCGCGGGCGGTCTGGTCATCGCTTTGGCTTGTCATTTCCTAATTGGCAAAATCAAATTTGTTTAA
- a CDS encoding class I SAM-dependent methyltransferase, which yields MGIYAKYIFPRLLDLTLNNPQLGKYRRRALAEAKGKVLEIGFGTGLNLPYYPEAVTQITAIDPESMLARRVAERIEKSNVPVEFFQLNASGHLPFDDATFDSVVTTFTLCSIEHVDAALAEMRRVLKPEGQYIFFEHGRSDDAKTARRQDRYNPLQKIVGVGCNMNRKIDALIEANGFTITNLERFLMPKSPRILAEMYKGTAQRS from the coding sequence ATGGGCATTTACGCAAAATATATTTTTCCGCGTCTGCTTGACCTGACGCTCAATAATCCGCAACTCGGCAAATACCGGCGGCGCGCGCTCGCGGAGGCAAAAGGCAAGGTGCTTGAAATCGGTTTCGGCACCGGCTTGAATTTGCCTTACTATCCCGAAGCGGTCACGCAAATCACTGCGATTGACCCCGAAAGTATGCTCGCCAGGCGCGTCGCCGAACGCATCGAAAAATCCAATGTGCCGGTCGAATTTTTTCAACTTAATGCTTCGGGACATTTGCCTTTCGATGATGCAACATTCGATTCCGTGGTGACGACCTTTACGCTCTGCTCGATTGAACACGTAGATGCGGCGCTTGCCGAAATGCGTAGGGTACTGAAACCCGAAGGGCAGTATATTTTTTTCGAGCACGGGCGCAGCGACGACGCAAAAACCGCCCGGCGGCAAGACCGGTATAACCCTCTGCAAAAAATCGTCGGCGTCGGTTGCAATATGAATCGCAAGATTGATGCGCTTATCGAAGCGAACGGTTTTACCATCACCAACCTTGAACGTTTCCTGATGCCAAAATCCCCGCGCATCCTGGCGGAAATGTACAAAGGCACCGCGCAACGTTCGTAA
- a CDS encoding XisH family protein: MPAKDIYHEKVKRALMKDGWTITHDPLKLKWGLKDMYVDLGAEQFFGAEKDSTRIAVEVKSFLSASSMNDLENAIGQYIVYHEVLCRIEPERALYLAVREETWQDVFEEPIGKLLLDTQHLRLLIFDEHEEVVLKWII, from the coding sequence ATGCCAGCAAAAGATATTTATCATGAGAAAGTAAAACGCGCGTTGATGAAAGATGGCTGGACAATTACTCATGACCCTTTAAAACTCAAATGGGGTCTCAAAGATATGTATGTTGATCTCGGCGCGGAGCAATTTTTTGGCGCGGAAAAAGACAGTACCCGAATTGCTGTTGAAGTCAAAAGTTTTCTAAGCGCATCAAGCATGAATGATCTTGAAAATGCTATCGGTCAATATATCGTTTACCACGAAGTCTTGTGTAGAATCGAACCGGAACGCGCGCTATATTTGGCAGTGCGTGAAGAGACTTGGCAAGATGTGTTTGAAGAGCCAATTGGTAAATTACTTTTGGATACCCAACATCTTCGTCTTTTGATTTTCGATGAACACGAGGAGGTAGTTTTGAAATGGATAATTTGA
- the sigZ gene encoding RNA polymerase sigma factor SigZ — translation MQSQAEISRDILWNELTVDLKKFIVRRVPNAADAEDLLQDALFKIHRNIERLAPNSNLYAWVYQVTRHTIIDYYRNHQPNVSLDTANDLPEDFAETVSTRNVISEIAACLQPMLKRLPEKYREALTLADLEGITQTELAGRLGISLSGAKSRVQRAREQLRAVIAECCHFEFDCRGQVKDYQCKKPYTC, via the coding sequence ATGCAATCACAAGCGGAAATTTCGCGCGACATATTATGGAATGAATTGACTGTTGATTTAAAAAAATTCATTGTGCGTCGCGTTCCTAACGCTGCCGATGCCGAAGACCTGTTGCAGGATGCGCTTTTTAAAATCCATCGCAACATTGAACGCCTCGCCCCAAACAGCAATCTCTACGCCTGGGTCTATCAGGTCACGCGCCATACGATTATCGATTATTATCGCAACCATCAACCGAATGTCAGTCTCGATACGGCAAACGATTTGCCCGAAGATTTCGCCGAAACCGTTTCAACAAGAAATGTCATCAGCGAAATTGCTGCTTGTCTGCAACCGATGCTCAAGCGTTTGCCGGAAAAATATCGCGAAGCCTTGACGCTGGCTGACCTTGAAGGCATCACCCAGACAGAACTTGCCGGGCGTCTCGGAATTTCGCTTTCGGGCGCGAAATCGCGTGTGCAACGCGCTCGCGAACAACTGCGCGCCGTGATTGCCGAGTGCTGCCATTTTGAGTTCGACTGTCGCGGACAGGTCAAGGATTACCAGTGTAAAAAGCCTTACACCTGTTGA
- a CDS encoding MOSC domain-containing protein, which yields MTHLNLEDLQAGLATIQLSPRDEGRLELIVRRPQIGEREILPEGELCTIEGLLGDNWQTRSSSRTPDNSPHPDMQINIMNARAIALIAQDKSRWQLAGDQLFVDLDLSKSNLPPGTRLAIGSAIVEVTAEPHTGCKKFVERFGVDAQKFVNSPLGRELNLRGINAKVICGGTIRVGDMAKKITNAD from the coding sequence ATGACCCATTTAAACCTGGAAGATTTGCAGGCGGGGCTTGCAACCATTCAACTGTCGCCCAGAGATGAAGGTCGATTGGAATTAATCGTCCGACGACCGCAAATCGGTGAACGCGAAATTTTACCGGAAGGCGAACTCTGTACGATTGAAGGACTCCTTGGCGACAACTGGCAAACGCGCAGTAGTTCGCGCACACCGGATAATTCTCCGCATCCCGATATGCAAATCAACATTATGAATGCGCGGGCGATTGCCCTCATTGCACAGGACAAATCGCGCTGGCAACTGGCGGGCGATCAGCTTTTCGTTGACCTCGATTTAAGCAAAAGCAATTTGCCGCCGGGAACACGGCTGGCGATTGGTTCGGCAATCGTCGAAGTCACTGCCGAGCCGCACACCGGCTGTAAAAAATTTGTCGAACGTTTCGGCGTCGATGCTCAGAAATTTGTCAATTCGCCTCTGGGTAGAGAACTCAACCTGCGCGGCATTAACGCCAAGGTCATTTGCGGAGGCACGATTCGCGTCGGCGATATGGCAAAAAAAATCACCAACGCGGATTAG
- a CDS encoding TonB-dependent receptor produces the protein MIDRQPLKTNSKRREIRIAFFSALMIFIFTVQAAAWQITKFKIEGRVLDQTGAAIVGAKVSCRTTERGSQLDATTTNQDGYFSFKESVAGKYVLVISASGFKAVSREINLQQNLNLDITLTPESVTEQVTITAERTLTRVSETATSVAVLSTEDLTTTSALMLDDALRQVPGFSLFRRSGSRTANPTTQGVSFRGVGASGASRAVILTDGIPLNDPFGGWIYWGRVPREEVSRIEVVRGGASNLYGSDALGGVINFIPRENHDAAFSLETAYGNQQTPSGSFFAGGRFGKFGAQISGQALHTDGYILVDENERGSVDTRAGAEFSTLDATLERSIADKGRVFIRGSVFGESRENGTPLQTNRTHIRQFASGFDWRSVTVGALLIRAYGSTQVYNQSFSAIAANRNSENLTRDQRTPAQQIGFTSGWSRAAGNRQTLVAGFDFREVRGASDELVFAGGRITSAVGAGGRQRIFGIYGQNIIRLTDKFFATIGGRVDRWRNYDGLSTSRVFATAVVTPTFFKDRAETAFSPRLSLLYKAHENVSLFVSGYRAFRAPTLNELYRSFRVGNVLTQANSNLQAERLTGGEAGANLNAFKQRMNLRGTFFWTEIIRPVANVTRSVTPDLITRQRQNLGRTRSRGVEFEAEARLTNSIAITGGYLFADATVRRFPTNRSLEGLWIPQVPRHQMTFQFRYANPSIITVGVQGRAIGTQFDDDQNLFELDKFFTLDLFASRRLTQGVEVFAAFENLFDQKYDIGRTPVRTLGPPILARVGLRLNFGAR, from the coding sequence ATGATTGATCGACAACCGCTCAAAACCAATTCAAAAAGAAGAGAAATCCGCATTGCATTTTTTAGTGCCTTGATGATTTTCATCTTCACCGTTCAAGCCGCCGCCTGGCAAATTACCAAATTTAAAATCGAAGGTCGCGTTCTTGACCAGACCGGCGCGGCGATTGTCGGCGCGAAGGTGAGTTGCCGAACCACAGAACGCGGTTCCCAACTTGACGCGACAACGACCAATCAGGACGGCTATTTTTCATTCAAGGAAAGTGTCGCAGGAAAATATGTGCTGGTGATTTCTGCAAGCGGTTTCAAAGCGGTTTCACGCGAAATCAATCTGCAACAAAACCTCAACCTCGACATCACGCTTACCCCCGAATCAGTCACCGAACAAGTTACGATTACCGCTGAACGCACGCTGACGCGAGTGAGTGAAACCGCAACCAGCGTCGCCGTTTTATCAACGGAAGATTTGACAACGACATCGGCGCTCATGCTCGATGACGCATTAAGACAAGTGCCGGGCTTTTCCTTGTTCCGCCGTTCCGGTAGTCGCACCGCGAACCCGACGACGCAGGGCGTATCGTTTCGCGGAGTCGGCGCAAGCGGTGCAAGCCGCGCAGTGATTTTAACCGATGGCATTCCGCTCAATGACCCGTTCGGCGGGTGGATTTACTGGGGACGTGTGCCACGCGAAGAGGTAAGCCGCATCGAAGTGGTGCGCGGTGGCGCGTCCAATCTTTACGGGTCGGATGCGCTCGGCGGCGTCATCAATTTTATTCCGCGCGAAAATCACGACGCGGCATTTTCGTTAGAGACCGCTTACGGCAATCAGCAAACGCCGAGCGGTTCATTTTTTGCGGGCGGGCGGTTCGGCAAATTCGGCGCGCAAATTTCCGGTCAGGCTCTGCATACCGATGGTTACATCCTGGTTGACGAAAATGAACGCGGCAGCGTCGATACCAGAGCGGGCGCGGAATTTTCAACTCTCGATGCAACGCTTGAACGCTCCATTGCGGATAAAGGACGGGTCTTCATTCGCGGTTCGGTATTCGGCGAATCGCGTGAAAACGGCACCCCGTTGCAGACCAATCGCACCCACATCAGGCAATTCGCAAGCGGTTTCGATTGGAGGTCGGTAACCGTCGGCGCACTGCTCATTCGCGCTTATGGCAGCACACAGGTTTACAATCAGAGCTTTTCGGCAATTGCTGCAAATCGCAACAGCGAAAACTTAACCCGCGACCAGCGCACGCCTGCACAACAAATCGGCTTTACGTCGGGTTGGTCGCGCGCGGCGGGCAACCGGCAAACCTTAGTTGCGGGATTCGATTTTCGCGAAGTGCGCGGCGCAAGCGATGAACTGGTTTTCGCAGGCGGGCGCATCACCTCGGCGGTCGGCGCAGGCGGGCGTCAACGAATCTTTGGCATTTACGGGCAGAACATCATTCGCCTCACCGATAAATTTTTTGCGACGATTGGCGGTCGCGTTGACCGCTGGCGCAATTATGACGGGCTTTCGACCAGTCGTGTGTTTGCAACCGCAGTCGTCACTCCAACATTTTTTAAAGACCGCGCGGAAACCGCCTTCAGCCCGCGATTGTCTTTGCTTTATAAAGCGCATGAAAATGTTTCGCTCTTTGTGTCGGGCTATCGCGCCTTTCGCGCGCCGACCTTGAATGAATTGTACCGCTCGTTTCGCGTCGGCAATGTTCTCACGCAAGCCAACAGTAATTTGCAGGCTGAAAGACTCACAGGCGGTGAAGCGGGCGCAAACCTCAATGCCTTCAAACAGCGAATGAATTTACGCGGCACATTTTTCTGGACGGAAATCATCAGACCGGTAGCCAATGTGACGCGCTCGGTGACCCCCGATTTGATTACCAGACAGCGGCAAAATCTCGGACGCACACGTTCACGCGGCGTTGAGTTTGAAGCCGAAGCGCGACTGACGAATTCCATTGCCATTACCGGCGGCTATCTCTTCGCCGATGCCACAGTACGACGCTTTCCGACGAATCGCTCACTTGAAGGTTTATGGATTCCACAGGTGCCGCGCCATCAAATGACTTTTCAATTTCGTTACGCTAATCCGTCGATTATTACGGTAGGCGTTCAAGGACGCGCCATCGGTACGCAATTCGATGATGACCAGAATTTATTTGAACTGGACAAATTCTTCACCCTTGATTTATTCGCGTCGCGCCGCCTGACACAAGGCGTAGAAGTTTTTGCGGCATTTGAAAATCTCTTTGACCAGAAATATGACATCGGGCGAACCCCGGTCAGAACATTGGGACCGCCCATCTTAGCTCGCGTGGGACTCAGATTGAATTTCGGCGCGCGATGA
- a CDS encoding amidohydrolase family protein, with the protein MLDLIIKNALLFDGLGSPPVQSDVGIVQGKVAIIKKNIAESAREIIEATGRWLTPGFIDIHTHYDLELEIAPSLIESVRHGVTSVVIGNCSLSIALGKPQTLADIFQRVETLSPVLIQKWLGASMNWQTPVEYLAHLKQLPLGVNVAALLGHSALRAEVMGLERSLKDTAPDAELAEMRRIAKLALGAGFTGISIDMVPWHMMSGEFRGRTIPSQHADFREYACLADVCRQHDAVFQVTPNPQNHRSLLDILRLSLKRPQLRITILAALDSVANRRLWRVFRPMLFFLNKILGCNIRFQTLTEPFTVYSDGAVTPLFEEFACGVRLNDCDTRDARKMLWQSPGFREAFKHQWSNGFRNTFHRNLALMTIVRAPDATLAGKTFAEAAREKNVDAVDFFIELLETYDTDLRWVTTGANDRLTERLNLMAQEFVLPGFTDAGAHVQNLGYYDGAISLLKQAVQTRFMSPEKAVSRVTGEPARWFRLDTGVLREGAKADFLLINPEFLKAPITEQVAIEDPVLDGAMRMVKRGNERLVEAVFINGARVFKDGEAREISGREPLGDVLTQTLPSVNLEKQKRRNRISREIPEHPFTDYWDIFVLKHQHPANIFLHAVGVVIFYGLVVLAFALKNYWLLLLLPSSQLVGLIGHLLFERSYIDMQDAVFSIRASRCLNIMFWKILRGRYRKEIREKQARLKAFQLAQLPERITQPEHQVA; encoded by the coding sequence ATGCTCGACCTTATCATTAAAAACGCGCTGCTCTTTGATGGTCTGGGTTCGCCGCCCGTGCAAAGCGATGTCGGGATCGTTCAGGGCAAAGTTGCAATCATTAAAAAAAATATCGCTGAATCGGCGCGAGAAATCATTGAGGCAACCGGGCGTTGGCTGACCCCGGGTTTTATTGACATCCACACCCATTATGACCTCGAATTGGAAATTGCTCCGTCCTTGATTGAATCGGTTCGTCACGGGGTCACTTCGGTAGTCATCGGCAATTGCAGCCTCTCGATTGCGCTCGGCAAACCGCAAACCCTTGCGGATATTTTTCAACGTGTCGAAACCCTTTCGCCCGTCTTAATTCAAAAATGGCTCGGCGCTTCGATGAACTGGCAAACGCCCGTGGAATACCTCGCGCATCTCAAACAACTGCCGCTCGGAGTCAATGTCGCTGCCCTGTTAGGGCATAGCGCGCTTCGCGCCGAGGTGATGGGACTGGAACGCAGTTTGAAAGATACAGCCCCCGACGCCGAACTTGCGGAAATGCGCCGCATCGCCAAACTGGCTCTGGGAGCCGGTTTCACGGGCATCTCGATTGACATGGTGCCGTGGCATATGATGAGCGGAGAATTCCGCGGCAGAACCATCCCTTCGCAACACGCGGACTTCCGTGAGTACGCCTGCCTTGCCGATGTCTGTCGCCAACACGACGCGGTTTTTCAAGTTACGCCCAATCCGCAAAATCACCGCTCGCTTCTGGATATTTTGCGCCTGAGTTTAAAGCGCCCACAGTTGCGAATCACCATCTTAGCGGCGCTCGATTCCGTAGCCAATCGCAGGCTCTGGCGGGTGTTTCGACCGATGCTCTTTTTCTTGAATAAAATTCTCGGCTGCAATATCCGTTTTCAAACCTTGACCGAACCGTTCACGGTTTATTCGGATGGCGCGGTTACACCGCTTTTTGAAGAGTTCGCCTGCGGGGTGCGCTTGAACGATTGCGACACCCGCGACGCGCGAAAAATGCTCTGGCAATCACCGGGCTTTCGTGAAGCGTTCAAACATCAATGGTCAAATGGCTTCCGCAACACTTTTCATCGAAACCTCGCGTTAATGACCATTGTGCGCGCTCCCGATGCGACGCTTGCAGGCAAAACGTTTGCCGAGGCAGCGCGTGAAAAAAATGTTGATGCGGTTGATTTCTTTATTGAACTGCTGGAAACCTATGACACGGATTTGCGCTGGGTAACGACCGGCGCAAATGACCGCTTAACAGAACGCTTGAACTTGATGGCGCAGGAATTCGTCTTGCCGGGTTTCACCGATGCCGGCGCGCACGTGCAAAATCTGGGATATTACGACGGCGCGATTTCGCTTTTAAAACAGGCGGTGCAGACTCGCTTTATGTCGCCCGAAAAAGCGGTGTCGCGGGTGACCGGAGAGCCAGCCCGGTGGTTTCGCCTGGACACGGGCGTTTTACGCGAAGGCGCAAAAGCCGATTTTCTATTAATCAATCCTGAATTTTTAAAAGCGCCCATCACCGAACAGGTCGCTATCGAAGACCCTGTCCTGGACGGCGCAATGCGTATGGTGAAACGCGGCAATGAACGCCTCGTTGAAGCGGTTTTTATAAACGGCGCGCGCGTTTTTAAAGATGGCGAAGCGAGAGAAATTTCAGGCAGGGAACCTCTGGGCGACGTGCTCACGCAAACTTTGCCTTCCGTAAATTTGGAAAAGCAGAAACGGCGCAATCGCATCAGTCGGGAGATTCCTGAACACCCCTTCACCGATTACTGGGATATTTTCGTGTTGAAGCATCAGCATCCGGCAAACATTTTTTTGCATGCTGTGGGTGTGGTGATTTTTTATGGTTTAGTGGTTTTAGCCTTTGCCTTAAAAAATTACTGGTTGCTGTTATTACTGCCTTCATCGCAACTGGTGGGGCTTATCGGGCATTTGCTTTTCGAGCGCAGTTATATCGATATGCAGGACGCGGTGTTTTCGATTCGCGCATCGCGGTGTCTGAATATAATGTTTTGGAAAATCCTCCGAGGTCGATACCGTAAAGAGATTCGCGAAAAACAAGCGCGGCTTAAAGCTTTTCAACTCGCCCAACTCCCTGAACGCATTACCCAACCCGAACACCAAGTCGCCTGA
- a CDS encoding nuclear transport factor 2 family protein yields the protein METNVKIKLFLLSFALLIININIFAQGAVIGDKKPGNAAPATSTSQPVPTTQPGAQPAPTTPTAPDREKDHEELRALLRNARETVNAQNFDALKPLFAEKFSITTVDQKLFTNFDDFKKEFAALFTGNQAPLKSINFNPEADALTEFVGDNVGLSHGTSTDTYNFSDGDTRIMKSRWTATVIKENGKWKILNLHIGANILDNPVTDAAKSYVSKVGIGAGLGGLLIGFLVAWFLRGKK from the coding sequence ATGGAAACCAACGTGAAAATCAAACTGTTTTTATTGAGTTTCGCTTTACTGATTATCAATATCAACATATTCGCTCAAGGCGCAGTAATCGGCGATAAGAAACCCGGCAACGCGGCACCTGCCACGTCAACTTCACAACCCGTGCCAACCACGCAACCAGGCGCACAACCCGCGCCAACCACACCAACCGCGCCAGACCGCGAGAAAGACCACGAAGAGTTGCGCGCGTTGTTGAGAAATGCCAGAGAAACGGTGAACGCCCAAAATTTCGACGCGCTCAAACCGTTGTTTGCCGAAAAATTTTCCATTACTACGGTTGACCAGAAACTCTTCACCAATTTCGATGATTTCAAAAAAGAATTTGCCGCGTTGTTTACCGGTAATCAGGCACCTTTAAAAAGCATCAACTTCAACCCCGAAGCCGACGCGCTAACGGAATTCGTTGGCGATAATGTTGGTCTCAGTCACGGCACCTCAACCGACACCTATAATTTCAGCGACGGTGACACGCGCATCATGAAAAGCCGCTGGACGGCGACCGTCATTAAAGAAAATGGCAAATGGAAAATTTTAAACCTGCACATTGGTGCCAATATTTTAGATAATCCGGTCACTGATGCGGCAAAAAGTTATGTCTCGAAAGTCGGCATCGGGGCGGGTCTCGGCGGCTTGCTCATCGGTTTCCTTGTCGCCTGGTTCTTACGCGGTAAAAAGTAG